One window of the Alligator mississippiensis isolate rAllMis1 chromosome 5, rAllMis1, whole genome shotgun sequence genome contains the following:
- the CLXN gene encoding calaxin, whose translation MNRKKLQKQAEALNRSARHFRRPEVECLIRLFHTLVPEAGERRGAAGLDRNAFRSVLHLTFGMTDDMIMDRVFRAFDKDNDSCVSVKEWVEGLSIFLRGTLEEKMKYCFEVYDLNGDGYISREEMFHMLKNSLLKQPTEEDPDEGIKDLVEITLKKMDYDHDGKLSYADFEKAVRDENLLLEAFGPCLPDIKSSMAFEMQAFQETHDL comes from the exons ATGAACAGGAAGAAGCTGCAGAAGCAGGCGGAGGCGCTGAACCGCAGCGCTAGGCATT TCCGTCGGCCCGAGGTGGAGTGTCTCATCCGGCTCTTCCACACGCTGGTGCCGGAGGCTGGCGAGCGCCGCGGCGCCGCGGGGCTGGACCGCAACGCCTTCCGCAGCGTCCTGCACCTCACCTTCGGCATGACCGACGACATGATCATGGACCGAG tgtttcGTGCTTTTGATAAGGACAATGATAGCTGTGTCAGTGTAAAGGAATGGGTGGAAGGCTTATCAATTTTTCTTCGGGGGACATTAGAAGAAAAGATGAAAT ATTGTTTTGAGGTTTATGACCTGAATGGCGATGGATACATATCACGAGAGGAGATGTTCCATATGCTGAAGAACAGCCTCCTAAAACAACCAACAGAAGAAGATCCTGATGAGGGAATTAAAGACCTGGTAGaaataacactgaaaaaaatg GACTATGACCATGATGGCAAACTTTCTTATGCTGATTTTGAAAAAGCTGTAAGAGATGAAAATCTTCTTTTAGAAGCATTTGGACCGTGTTTGCCAGATATAAAG AGCAGCATGGCATTCGAAATGCAAGCTTTCCAAGAAACTCATGATCTGTAG